GTTGGGCTGAAGTCTGCTCTGCAGAGCGTCTGGGAGGGACTGATTGTTAGAAGGAGCCTGAAATAAGAGAGACATGTTCATGAACATCCTGGTGTGTCGTTTGTAAGGTTTTATTGTGGTCGGCAGCAGAACCAGGGTGATGGTTGTAAATGGTGAAACTTGCATGCAACTTGGTGTGTTGCGAGTTTATTTAGTATTTAAGTAAGTTGTCTCCAAGACCACGGCAAGGTTGCAAATGTGTAAAACAGCATGTTACTTTTGTGTAGTGAGTTACAATTTGTAACTTGTGGAGTATTCCACTAATGTAGCTctgtctgtaactgtgtttCAATCATGATggccagtttaaaaaaataaaaactgttttttagttCAGccgcctacattacccacaactCTACCAGCCCACAGTTCAGTCATGTGTTGTGCTTGCATCGGCTAATGTGGCTGTAGGAGCGGGCTACAAAAGTCTAGAAACGTCACTTCTTTTAACTTCTTTAACATCATTTTGAAACTTGTAGTTTTCAGCCCCAACAGACGCTGACTCATGCGTCCCTCTGGAGACACTGAAGTGTACACAGCTTTGTTCACATATGCAGCAGCTAACTGACTGTGATGGGGAATTTTACACATATTACACATCAAAGACATGGAGCACATCTTCGCTGCATTCAAGTCACGTCAGaacaaaaaaatccatcacATCCAACTTGTGGCCTGCAGCTGGATGcatgaaaatgtcttaaaaagttAGTCAATCAGTACTGAAGATAAAATATGTAAGATAggcaaacatacagtatgttctgcatgctttttttttaaaactaaacttCCTGATTTACTGCTACTGAATGCAGCTGATTTACCCTCCAAGAACTGTTTTTGTGCTGCTTTAAGTTTCACGATTTTCACAGCTGCTTTACACTGTGTGTCACGTGGCCTGCCAAGTTTAAGTCCTTGGTGGGTGACGTTTCATACTAGTTAAATTAGGTTAAACCCGTTTCGTCAGTCTTTAAGAATCGGCTctcatatatttttttctgacacatttaaacattactggtttaaaggggacctattatgcttttccttattttctgtcataaaaTGTTACGATGGATGTTTGTATCAAActtggccaaagtttcaaataatgacttaaaagtaatctgtgagcaaaaacctcaggctttaGACCATTCTGAAAACTGTCTTTTCTATTTTTGagacaagctgacgtcagctggTGAcggatttctttttttggttatCTGCTCCAGGCGTGCTACTGCAAGCGtttagcctacactgctacatgctaacgttgaTCGTGTAAATTTTTCTCCGATTTCAcgtcatattcctgctggaaaatATCCgcttgtgaagattttggttccGAAGCTCTTATTGGTGATCATTCACGTTCAAAGGTGCCGCTATACCCTGAAATCCttgccaatcagagcagacaggGCTTTTTTgagaggggggcttaaagaaaCACGAGTGTTTGAGGCTGAGGGgggaatacaggtgttccagcacagacagcatgaggaaaaatagtgtttttctaacattaaagcatgtaaacatgttccaaAAACCCAAAATGCAGGTATGAACCCGACAATGAGCATAATAGCTCCCCTTTAAAACTTATTCTTAACCCTTTATCAGTGTGAATGCacctgtaaaaaataaaacctatAATGTTCTAAGTGTGCTGTAAACCTACCTTTGGTTTGAAGTTGACAATCCTGTTGAGCTTGACGATGATGCACGGCTTTCCATCCTTGAAGCCATAACTTGTGTCGGGAGTCCCTGAGCAGCTACCGAGCCAAGCCCTCCTGAAACGGCAggctttcctctcctctgagTCGGTCTCCAGACTGCCGCGGTCCCTGTATGTTGAAGGAGCAGCTGCAAACGGTACATTTAAGAAGTGTTATTAAGATGTTTGTTATGAGAATGTATTGTTAACTGATCGAAAGACATAAATATGAGTGACAAATCTTGATTGTTACATGCTAATCAGGGATCAGCCAGAGAGTATAACAGTCCCTGTGTGATTGGATTATACTTGCTTCCACAGTCCTCGAATTTCTGCTCACTCTCCTGAAGCGTATCATTGTAATTCTCAAGAAAAGCGTCTAGGGCATCGATGTACTTCTTGTATGTTTTCGGCGAGGTCAAGGTGAAGGAAATTTCGGATTTTTCTGAGCGTGGGGTGTGTGATAgacctgaaaaacacaaaatagtTTTTGATAAGAAACAAAGTAAGTGGGAAAAGATTGAGTCTAGGagagttaaaaacaacaacttgagaaaaacaataaaaactatttgttgttttttttcccaacataAGCTTTATGTCATGTGACCTATTCTTTGTAGAATCTGGAGAGAGCCTCGGGTCTATTATCTTAGGACAACACACAATGTAGGGTCTTGGGGATTTCCTCAGATGGTCTCTGTCAGCTCTTTATAGCTGTAATTTTCCACAGATCTTGTGCACAAGGCCCGGGTGAGGCGTGGCATGAAGAGAATGAGATGGGTAAGAgcagtgaaagcaaacatgacatttcatgtgctttttctctgtctccaatCTTTATTTGTTGCCACAGTTATGAGGGAGATTCGACTTATTTGAGCCGCAGAGACAGGGAAGTTTAGTCATTTGAATTTCAGTAGAGGCTTGTGAAAGTTCACCAACACCCTGCCCCCACCCATCCACTCTCACGTGTGTCTCTCTCACAATGGAAACTTTTAGCCCCAGAGTGAGAGGCGGGCTTgagctctgaaaaaaaaaaaaaaaaaatctaactaCTCCCTGCTTCCTTTATCATGCCACTACTGGAAACTCACTTCAGCTCAAAGCGCGCCACACTTCTGTCTCTTCCAGGCTACTCTTTGATTGTCAGCAGTGGACGGCTGACAGACAAAACGGCAGGCAAACTAACCCGCGTGCATGAAGCCAGTCATTTACAATGACTGCTAAAAATACCGCCAAGGCTAGAGCATGTGCTGTGCAAACAAGTACTGGCACAACAAGAAAAGGCTGGGCACCTAAAATCTACACCGTCTCCAAGCTCTCAGGATATTTCAAAACACTCGTAGTGTAACTGTAACAGCGTTTGATGTTCTCACAAGATTACAGATTAGAATTTTTCTGCAGCAAAACAAGCTTAAAGGCTTCTAAGCTGTGACAAAACCAACCCATTATTATACACAGAGTGAGCTACAAACTCTGGTCACACGTGTATGTAAACATGTCGGCTGTGACACAGTCGTAGCACACATGAATCATTTCAGTCACAATGGGTGTAAGCGACAACAGTTCCCCTGTTGCCTGAGGGGGGGAACATTGACTGGCTGAGAGGAGTGAAGGACAAAATGGCTGAACCTATCTAAGGTCAGAAAGACAACTGATTGAGTAGCTGCAAGGCACACCCCAACAGTCATTTTTTACTACATGAACCACAGACAGCCGCAGCATCACAGAGACTTCACACAGccaaaaacatttctgataCAGCCCAAAACAACTCTTTCTTGAGCTTGAACAAAAACATCCATCACCGTAGCAGGAcacttaaaaagtaaaaatgtgaatggtGAATTTACCTGGGGGAGCGACTCTGTCCTGGTAGGTTGGTTTGTAGGCGCTTAACGTGAGCAGCAACGCCTGAATGGTCCCAATGAAAATTCCAGCCAAGCACCCATAGAATATCACGTAGAAGAGGAAGATTTTAACTGTAggggtaaaaacaaacatttcattaATAGTGTAAAAGGATTAGAAGTGCAACACAGTGCAGATTAactgtttaatttatgttttcagTCATTCATGAaggaaaaataccaaacattcTCTGATTTTAGTGAAGATTTACTGTTTGTTTAATATCATTGCAAACTAAATATCTCTGGATTGTTGgccagacaaaacaagacatttaaagacctTGAAGTGGAAAATCAGGATGagctttttgtttacattttttgacatttcatagaCCAAACCATTAATCAATTTGGGGGAAAAGCAGACCTAAAAATGATTAACGTTTTTTCAAATGTTACAGTGCGTAAACAAGTTTTAATTCAATGACCagtaaacataaaaaacatgaagtttttttaattaaaagcaaAGTAAGGTCAATGCTCGGGCTGCAACCTTGATTAAACAATTAAtcattttgtcaaaaaaatgtctgaaaatagtgaaaaatgttgGTAATTGCCCAGAGCGAcatataaataaacagtaaaacagtaaaatataaaaacagtccaaaaatccaaagctatttaatttattatcatgtatgacaaagaaaagcattaaATTGTCACACTTAAGAAGCATGAAACCAGCAGAAGTTTggctttttaatttaattaagtgATTAAAATGGATATTCAAAAATCAAAATAGTCGCAAATTAGGTTTCTGTTGCAGCTCTAGTCAGTTCTAGTCATGAGCAAAGCTTTTATTCTCTCAACTTTGTTTGTGTCTCAAATCTTTAAACAGCACGCACACTTTGGACAAACCCTTCAGGCGACAAGAAAAACCTTGTAAGCTGCCTTTGCTAGAGCCTCCACACCTCTCTTCTCATTTTCACCTAATTTAAAATTTACTCCAATTATGCAACAGCAGGAGGGCCACGGTCCCAGTTCAACAGAATGAGTCACAAGCCACTTCTCACGCAGACCCTTCCCCCCACCGTGTCGTCACTTACAACAGGTTTGACATGAAAACACTGTCCTTGCCTAACTGAAAAAAAGGCTCcactttttcttcctctgtgtttATTCATGTCGTCGTTGTAGACAGAAAACTTTCTTGTTTGCCTACTTTCAGTCGGGTTCAGTAGagaagacataaaacaacagtTAACTGTGTGTGCTCTCAGTAGGCggtgtgttttctgtctgtaaTTAAGTTTCTGTACAATCCTCTATACCATGACTCTGAGATGTAACATTGTGGTCATCACTGgtgtaaaaaatgtttctgtggtGATCTCAAAGACCAGTGAATCTCCAAACACAACATGTTTGTCTTCTGTGATCTCAAATGAAACCTTAAAATTTACAGTTTATAGTCTGGTCCTACTGCACACCCTAAAAACTGACCTAAAATAACTTTACAATCcagtttttactggtttatttGATTTCCCATGCACCTAAGGGagtaattaatatttaatagaacaacaaatatattttgaattGATGGAAAGCTCTTAAAATTCTCATATACAAATATTTCTGTTAAAGGAATGTAACTGTTAAGAACAAAGGGCCTTGAAATCCATGGAAAAACTCTaccaaaactttatttttattttggctaCCTACATAACACAAGTCTTTTTAGATGCTAGATTGTTTTTCTACCACTGTCACACAGCAACAGCCATCTCCTGGCTCCTGATTTTGGGTTCCTGAAAACCGACAGACAACCATCAGCGCTCCCAGATTCCTCATGTGTTTGCTGTTATTGTGGCACCTTCCCAAAAAACGTCTCCCCACTGCCGGTTTCATGTCAAAATCAGCCACAGCGAAACCAGTTTGGTGGGTTGATAACAGGTTCAGCTCCGCGGCCTTATCTCCTGCTACAGGCCACATTAACTGAGAAGTCTGCAGGAGATTCAGTTGGCTCGCTGGGCCTGCCCTCGTCGTGCTGCGTGCTACTCTGATACTGAGAATTTTGGCATTCAAAACGCACTGAAAGGACACGAGCAGTGTTTCCAGCACACATGATCAAGAGAGCAACATCTCTTTTTCTCTTAAAGACATCTTCAGAACTTTATCAGCGTAAAAGCACAAGTAAAACATCTGAATAAGTGTGACATATCTCCACTTCAACATGGCTACTTGTTGTCACAGCGCCTGCCACCAAAGTAAAGGCATGGTGAGCTATTTTCTTATGAGCGTGCCTGCAGCATAGCAGGCCTGCTGCGCTATATGCACCTGTTGAGAGGGAAACTATACACTGACACCCGTGCTGAACAGATGTCTAGGATTGGAGCTATGTGCAGGGATTTCTTTAggatttaaaattaaaaagcagCACCTAATGTCtctgcaaaatattttttcacatgGATGCAGGTGAAATGAACAGGGGtgtgaagtcacaagtcagaGCCACTGTTTGCTTCAGTCAGCCCTGTCTGGCTCTGTGACTTTTCATTTTAGTATCAGTATCACTTCTTAGTTGACTAAAAGCAGAATATGTGGGCATTGTGATAGTTGCCGCCAACTACCTGAGCTTTGTGAGTGCACGTGGGTGACAGAGGCAACACCATTTTGTCGGCACATATCAACCCTGTTGCACAGATACGTAAATAGCTCAGAAACTGGCCTACTGGTGGTGACAGGCAGAGTTTGAATGGAGAGCACCTCCCCCCACCAGACTGCTGCAGCGTGCTGTGAGGAAACCGTCACCACATTTCACACCACACTCAATGCATGATCTCTCCACACTTTATACTTGAAGCCCAGTCGACGCTAAGGTGCATATATCTCTGACATTACATAAGTCAATGTGATTATAACACTGGTGGAGACGATCCGAGCCGCTGTGTGACACTCAATCTGCCAAATATCAAACAGCAGAAATAGAAACAGCTCACTTTAATCACCGTGTAGCGTTGAACATTGCTCACACGAgctgcacagacacactgagactgTTGCAGCAACTCTCTGCCTTCAAGGACATACCTGTTGCTTTAACAGCAACATCGCTCGCTTTTACTGAAGTGCGACATCACCTCCCCTCTGGACAAACACCACCAGTAACCATGTTGTAGATGCATACTAGTCGTGCAACTACAGGAGAGGTGATATTACTGCACCAGCAGCGTGTTAACTGAAATTTTCCATCTACAAGTAGCTGCTGTAAGTTCGCCCATAAACTCGCCATTGTTGCCACACAGCAGCTGTGACGATACCACAGCAGCATTACTGTGATTCCTGCCCCTCGCTGTCACTCTTTCTCGGAAATCAGCTGTTTatttgatgaagctgtgaggaaTGAGAGCTTTAAAGTGGCACAGGCATGCCGAGCACTGCTTCGTTTCTTTCAGCGGAAcatagaaaaaaaagcaaaggctGTGAGATGGAGAGGGGCGGCCCTTGAGACATGTGAGTCGTGATCTGTTCAGCACCGTGTTACCAAGCGGTGTCTGGCCGAACCCGGCTGTGTTTCACACAGGTTGGGGAGGCAGGAAAAAAGGGGcatttgtaatttttaaaaTGGTTTAACCAGCTTAATGGGCACTGTATAATGACCCGTGTGGTTATCCTATCAAATCAACAAGCAGTGCTGGCCGCATTAAGGCGAGCATTCCCCCGACTTAAAGTCTTGAAAACGGGTAAAACGATTAGATCCATTAATCTTGGGTTTGAGTGAGAGCAAACCGGGCCTGCTGTACACAGGAGCGACTCATTAGCCATTCAGCTTATTATATAGAGAAATAAAATGTCCTCTTGTTGGTTCTTTACTCTCATTTAAGAGGCTAAAATACAAGAGCAGTGAGGCAACCCAGCCCAACTTTCACCGTTTGGATTAGTGAAAAGTCCTGGCCCACCACACACTGTCCTTCAGGATGACCTTTTCATAAAGGACGTTTATTAATGAATGGCCCGGTATGGGCTACGCCTTCGGTAATCATCTCTTATTACAATGCATTAACCACAATTTGCCTAATTTGAGTCTTGTAAAACTCACGCGCTAACACTCAATGTGTAAAAGGAACCAAAAAAGCGAGTTAATTGAtttttattaaatataattaGCATTATTTTTTAACTATATTCGACCTGTAATGTGTCTACGAGGCTCTATCAGTGAGAAACGCCCGTTTTATGCTCCACAGTTGAGTTTAATCAGATTTTGACAGAGCAACTTCTAACGCACAGCCTCCATTGAAAAGCGAAGTCACGACGCAGCCTGTTAAAGGCAGTCAGCTCTAACaggtgctgtctgtctgtctgtctgtctgtacagtCAGGAaatggagaagaagaagaaaaaaagatccCAACAGGACACCGACAGTCCCCCCTCTCTGAGCTAACCTCCATCACTGCGTGTTTGACACGGTAACCGCCGTCTCCGCACGGTTAGCTCGCTCGTGGAAGTTAAATAGGAAATGAAGACTTACACCAACTGCTGCCTGTTCGTCCCAGAAACTCCTTTTTCTCTGAATTCCACAGAAACGTCTTCCACCCGCCGTCGCTCTCTTTGTTTCCAGACATGTTAACTCCCCCGGTAATGTCCCCCTTTCTCTCTCGGTGATTTAGCGGTTTGGTTTCAGGTGTCTCGAGCTCAGACTGTTGACTGTCCCTCACAGGAAACGCGAAAGGACAATTTCGTACCCGACTCCTCCAATAATACCACACACAATTTATCTCTCGGGGAAACCGACTCCGCCTGCAAACTCCCGTAATAAGTTACCCCCTGAAGAGGGAGGGCTGACTCCAGCAAATCACATTCAGCCTCTGCTTTTTGCGTAACAGggagacgaagaagaagagggggggGCTGCTACAAGCTAACACACTAATGAAATTACACAGAGACCCGGGCTCACACAAAGTCTCCAACAGTTGACACAAAACGGTTTAAATGATGCCAGTGCCATGGTAACCACAGGTGGAGGGACGTTACTGACTACATTTACTCAACTACTGTAGTGTACTTTACTTTGGTACTAGCATTTTCTGCTAGTTTATACTTTCTTCCCAGCTAAAATTCACAAATACTGCACTTTGTAACCAACATTTAGACTTGTTTAAAACTTAAGTTACAGGATATGTTGAAGATTTACACTGATAATaccaaatataaataataaataaacaagttatGATGTCTTGTTATTGGTTAAGCTAATATTGCTAATAGGCTAGTAGAACCTTACAAGGTACATTATTCAAGTACTGTAGTGTACTTTTCTTTGGTATTATCATTGTCTGCTACTTTAGACCTTCTACGCCAATACACTTATACATGTTTTAACCCACTACATTTAGGCTTATTTTACTTAAAATtaagttactagttactttgaAGATTAACATTGATAATACCAAATATGAATAATCAATGGTACCAGCGTTTCCTGCTAGGTTatactttctactccactaaaCTTCACAGGTAAATAGTGCACTTTTTAATCAACTACATTCAGACCTGTTTTAAAACTTTAGTTACTCATTACTTTTAAGATGTAGATTGATAAAaccaaatataaaaaacaaatacataatttATGATGTCAACATATTGGGTAAGATAATGTGCTAATAGGCTAGTAGAATCTTACAAAGTACATTCACTAAAGTACTGTACTTTACTTTGGTATTAGCATTGTCAGAGGtggtcctggctagttttacgccGGCCGACGCCTTGGCgcccccccaaccccccaccGCTCCCCACcccccacggtacgataccagtgaaagtatcacagttctgagtagtatcatagtaccacagcaaaaatgggttagatgtgccttttgtcatttataaaaagataaatcacttttctataatacatcactgatatttcaatggaataaattacttattgacttattcatacttcaaaaacagcatcaataagtgattaacatggggggatcaaaataaaataaaaaaaataaaataaaaatcaaccagccaccttcctcccctgacaagtaaagaacagtccctaaagtgcggtgaggtttgtgggccgtttcCTGCCACAAAgggagaaatgtgaacggctcgttgctcctctgacacaccacatacctgtgtgccaccacggctcagttgtccaggtacttttgggcagtcatgacaccaacgaaagaggaaattactggacctggagtcggacttctctgtcgccggtaagccgttatcttgtgccgcagagcactatgagcctccgccgtattcctgtctgtgacccccgttcaacccacaaccgccaggattcgcctttcctttctgctgctgataATAGGGGTgccccagcgcccactccactaacttgacgtggaaatgagcggtagtctagaaaactggcgagttttgttttggggtttttttgtttgtttttttttggagggcactCATGCGCCCTCACATAGAGTGCGCCCTGGGCGGTCACCCACATTGTccatagcaaaaaccgtccctgAGCATTGTCTGCTACTTTATACCTTCTACTCCAACTACACTTTATAGGCAAATATTTGGCTTTGCAATCCACTACGTTTAGTCGTTACTTTGAAGATTTAGACTGGTAATATCAAATATAATTAACAAACAAATCAGTTTTGATGTCAAATTATTGGGTAAGATAATATGCTAATATTGCTTATAGGCTAGTGGAACATTAGCCTAGGCCTACATTTAcccaagtactgtacttaaatagGCTAAAGATATGAGATATTTATactttactcaagtatttgCATTTTCTGAAACTCTATACTTTTTAGTCTACTCCAGTAGCAATAATTGCcaaatattgtgctttttaaccaataaatgaacaaataaatgaattatgatgtattattagCCTATATGTTAAGCTAATGTGTTAATATTGCTAATGTGCTAATAGGCTAGTAAAACGTTACTCGGTACACTTACTCAAGTACTATAGTGTACTTTATGTTGGTAATAGtattttctgctactttctACTTTCTACTA
This sequence is a window from Epinephelus lanceolatus isolate andai-2023 chromosome 6, ASM4190304v1, whole genome shotgun sequence. Protein-coding genes within it:
- the atp1b1a gene encoding sodium/potassium-transporting ATPase subunit beta-1a, whose amino-acid sequence is MSGNKESDGGWKTFLWNSEKKEFLGRTGSSWFKIFLFYVIFYGCLAGIFIGTIQALLLTLSAYKPTYQDRVAPPGLSHTPRSEKSEISFTLTSPKTYKKYIDALDAFLENYNDTLQESEQKFEDCGTAPSTYRDRGSLETDSEERKACRFRRAWLGSCSGTPDTSYGFKDGKPCIIVKLNRIVNFKPKAPSNNQSLPDALQSRLQPNVIPIHCKNKRDEDEGKIGEIKYFGMGEGFPLQYYPYYGKALHPQYLQPLVAIQFTNLTIGQDIRIECKAYGANIAYSEKDRYQGRFDVKFQIES